A part of Gemmatimonadota bacterium genomic DNA contains:
- the cysK gene encoding cysteine synthase A codes for MPDTIVGRVSDIIGGTPMIRLENLSPAGGATILAKMEYLNPGGSVKDRIALSMIRDAEKAKTLKPGMTIVEATSGNTGIGLAMLCAKLKYRLVLTMPETMSFERRALVTRYGAEVVITPGSGDMDGAKQRAQEIVKKNANCIELKQFDNPANPEAHRQTTGPEIVKATGGKITAFVSGVGTGGTITGVGEVLKAEVPDARVIAVEPAGSAVLSGKSQGPHAIEGIGAGFIPSILNCNILDEVITIEDREAFDMTETLAREEALLVGISSGANVLAARRVAQRLSSDDVVITVLCDTGTRYFSIEEYFRRDEVQNVNALL; via the coding sequence ATGCCAGATACAATTGTGGGTCGCGTTTCCGATATCATTGGTGGAACGCCGATGATTCGGTTAGAGAATTTGTCGCCAGCGGGGGGCGCTACCATTCTGGCCAAAATGGAATATCTCAATCCGGGCGGCAGCGTAAAAGACCGCATCGCGCTAAGTATGATTCGAGATGCTGAGAAAGCCAAAACACTCAAACCCGGCATGACCATTGTAGAGGCGACCAGTGGAAATACCGGAATCGGCCTGGCGATGTTATGTGCCAAACTCAAATATCGTCTGGTATTGACAATGCCTGAAACAATGAGTTTTGAACGACGGGCACTGGTAACCAGATACGGGGCCGAAGTGGTCATCACACCCGGCTCGGGCGATATGGATGGCGCAAAACAGCGGGCGCAGGAGATCGTAAAAAAGAATGCAAATTGCATTGAGCTAAAGCAGTTTGACAATCCTGCCAATCCAGAAGCGCATCGACAGACCACAGGACCAGAAATTGTGAAAGCAACAGGAGGAAAGATAACGGCTTTTGTGTCAGGAGTAGGGACAGGTGGGACAATTACGGGTGTAGGTGAGGTCCTCAAGGCAGAAGTGCCAGATGCAAGAGTGATAGCTGTTGAGCCTGCGGGTTCGGCTGTATTGAGTGGAAAAAGCCAGGGACCTCACGCGATCGAGGGAATTGGAGCGGGATTTATTCCATCGATCTTAAATTGCAATATACTGGATGAAGTAATCACAATAGAAGATCGCGAGGCATTTGACATGACGGAAACTCTGGCGCGAGAAGAGGCACTATTGGTCGGAATTTCTTCGGGGGCAAATGTACTGGCAGCCCGACGTGTGGCCCAGAGACTTTCGAGCGATGACGTAGTCATAACAGTGCTGTGTGATACGGGAACCCGATACTTCAGTATTGAAGAATATTTTCGGCGCGACGAAGTGCAAAATGTGAATGCGCTTCTATAA
- a CDS encoding putative sulfate exporter family transporter has protein sequence MNLSGKERSFEAQFRKKLSIWPKESPWPGIGVCVILSWAAIYLNTLPFPPFTLSSGQHPLSAVLLALLLGMLLCNVMPSTAKLKPGIDTVVQKWLPVGIVLLGARLDFYDLIRVAVQVLIGAAVLIAIIVAFTHLMSRWLNIEKKMGLLIGVGTGICGSSAIVALAPLIKANNEEITYSVGVINLLGIVAMLLFPVVGSLAMLDAEVYGIWCGLGIHATPQVIAAGFAHAGDGQTAGEMATIVKLVRISLLGPVVFVLGAWFAYTQRHAIYIDEPVRYSRLVPGFVVLFLAMALLRTLGFLPEVTLHLSEQFVFDAGDRHIDLAGLLSQSGKWIIICAMAGVGLSTAFAAMKAGGIKPVILGVLSAITLALLGLGVAHL, from the coding sequence ATGAATCTGAGCGGGAAAGAGCGATCATTTGAAGCGCAATTTCGCAAAAAACTCTCTATCTGGCCCAAAGAAAGTCCCTGGCCAGGCATTGGGGTATGTGTAATCTTGTCGTGGGCAGCAATATATTTAAACACATTGCCTTTTCCGCCGTTTACACTGTCCTCGGGCCAGCATCCCCTGAGCGCAGTATTACTGGCATTGTTATTGGGCATGCTATTGTGCAATGTGATGCCATCAACAGCAAAACTGAAGCCTGGCATAGATACAGTGGTGCAAAAGTGGCTACCCGTTGGAATTGTGCTCCTGGGTGCGCGGTTGGATTTTTACGATCTGATTCGCGTCGCAGTACAGGTCCTGATTGGTGCGGCCGTATTGATTGCAATAATTGTTGCATTCACCCATCTGATGTCGCGCTGGCTTAACATCGAAAAAAAAATGGGGTTGTTAATTGGTGTGGGCACAGGGATTTGCGGAAGTTCTGCCATTGTAGCCCTTGCGCCCCTGATCAAAGCCAACAACGAAGAAATAACGTATTCGGTCGGGGTGATCAATCTGCTGGGCATAGTGGCGATGCTGCTATTTCCCGTGGTTGGATCTCTGGCAATGCTGGATGCAGAAGTATATGGCATCTGGTGTGGATTGGGCATTCACGCAACACCACAGGTAATTGCCGCGGGATTCGCGCATGCAGGAGACGGGCAGACAGCGGGGGAAATGGCGACAATTGTCAAACTGGTGCGTATCTCACTTTTGGGACCCGTAGTATTTGTGCTGGGGGCGTGGTTTGCTTATACGCAACGACACGCGATTTATATCGATGAACCAGTGCGCTATTCCAGGCTGGTCCCGGGTTTTGTCGTATTGTTTCTGGCAATGGCACTGCTGCGAACCCTGGGCTTTTTGCCAGAAGTGACATTACATTTATCCGAGCAATTTGTGTTTGACGCAGGCGACCGGCATATAGATCTGGCTGGCTTATTGAGCCAGAGCGGCAAGTGGATTATTATCTGCGCGATGGCCGGAGTGGGATTATCTACGGCATTTGCTGCAATGAAAGCAGGCGGTATAAAACCGGTGATATTGGGTGTCTTATCGGCTATTACTCTGGCATTGCTGGGGCTGGGTGTTGCACATTTATAA
- a CDS encoding efflux RND transporter permease subunit — translation MLNRIIEASVENRFLVVIATLMVIGWGVYAMLNTPLDAIPDLSDVQVIVFSEYSGQAPQVVEDQVTYPLTTAMLSVPYAKTVRGYSFFGISYVYVIFEDGTDMYWARSRVLEYLNSASDRLPQGVTPKLGPDATGVGWVYQYTVLDTTGRYDLSELRSIQDWYLRYELSSVQGVSEVASVGGFVKQYQVVVDPNRLLAYNIPLQKVRMAIQRSNSDVGGRLVELAETEFMVRGLGYIRSVADIEQIALGVDEHGTPIRVKDVATVQVGPELRRGLAEWNGEGEVVGGIVVMRYGENALKVIDRVKEKMESLKPGLPEGVVVVANYDRSALILRAVDHLQKKLIEEIAIVAVVCIVFLLHFRSAFVAVFTLPMGILIAFAAMYHQGVNSNIMSLGGIAIAIGAMVDAAIVMIENAHKHMERDGGTKSHSEMIIAASKEVGPALFFSLLIITLSFLPVFALEAQEGRLFKPLAYTKTYAMAAAAFLAITVVPVLMTFFVRGKIRSEAENPISRVLIYLYRPVIDWVLRHRVLTVVLGGLVLFVTVFPFRDIVVSRFSDRPQSLTHKALVKLDALFPMEKIGSEFMPPLYEGDLLYMPTTLPGVSITKARALLQQTDKIIRTFPEVEHVFGKIGRAETATDPAPLSMIETTIMLKPESEWREGMTPQKLIRELNQAVKFPGLTNAWTMPIKTRIDMLSTGIKTPVGIKVVGDDLETLQVLGEKIETVVRDLPGTLSVFAERAAGGNYLDFEIDRQAAARYGLTVGDVQDVIMSALGGMNITHTVEGLERYPVNLRYGRELRDNLPALRRVLVPTPMGAQIPIGQLADLRIRKGPPSIKSENARLNAWVYVDIEGVDVGTYVARAQQAVLEQVQMPPGYTAIWSGQYEYMLRAEKKLKVVVPVTLAIIFLLLYLNFRNVAETAIVMLSLPFALVGGIWLMYILDYDMSIAVGVGFIALAGLAAETGVVMLIYLDQAYDSIRRENGDVLTLADLNQAVMSGAVERVRPKLMTVFSTMMGLLPIMWSTGTGSEAMKRIAAPMVGGMVSSTILTLLVIPAIYALWKERRVSADRRR, via the coding sequence ATGCTAAATCGAATTATTGAAGCGAGTGTGGAGAATCGGTTCCTGGTGGTGATCGCTACTTTGATGGTGATTGGATGGGGGGTGTATGCGATGCTGAATACGCCACTGGATGCGATTCCCGATTTGTCGGATGTGCAGGTGATCGTGTTTAGCGAATATTCGGGGCAGGCGCCACAGGTGGTGGAGGATCAGGTGACGTATCCGCTGACGACGGCGATGCTGTCCGTGCCTTATGCAAAGACGGTGCGGGGATATTCGTTTTTTGGCATTTCTTATGTGTATGTGATTTTTGAGGATGGTACGGATATGTACTGGGCGCGCAGTCGGGTGTTGGAGTATCTCAATTCCGCGTCTGATAGATTGCCGCAGGGGGTGACGCCAAAGCTGGGACCGGATGCGACGGGCGTGGGCTGGGTTTATCAATATACGGTGCTGGATACGACTGGAAGATATGATCTTTCAGAGTTGCGGTCGATTCAGGATTGGTATTTGCGATATGAGTTGAGCAGTGTACAGGGCGTGTCGGAAGTGGCGTCTGTGGGCGGATTTGTGAAGCAGTATCAGGTGGTTGTGGATCCCAATCGCTTGCTGGCATACAATATTCCTTTGCAGAAGGTCCGGATGGCGATTCAGCGCAGCAATAGCGATGTGGGAGGGCGATTGGTCGAACTGGCAGAGACGGAATTTATGGTGCGCGGGTTGGGGTATATCCGTTCTGTGGCGGATATAGAGCAGATTGCCCTGGGCGTGGATGAACACGGTACGCCGATTCGCGTAAAAGACGTTGCGACTGTGCAGGTGGGGCCAGAGCTTAGAAGGGGATTGGCCGAGTGGAATGGCGAGGGGGAGGTGGTGGGGGGTATTGTGGTGATGCGGTATGGGGAAAATGCGCTCAAAGTTATTGATCGGGTGAAAGAGAAGATGGAGTCGCTCAAACCCGGTCTTCCCGAGGGCGTGGTGGTGGTCGCCAATTACGATCGCTCGGCACTTATTCTGCGCGCTGTTGATCATTTGCAAAAAAAGCTGATTGAAGAGATCGCGATAGTGGCTGTGGTGTGTATCGTTTTTTTGCTCCATTTTCGCAGTGCTTTTGTGGCTGTTTTCACATTGCCGATGGGGATTTTAATTGCGTTTGCCGCGATGTATCACCAAGGTGTCAATTCGAATATCATGTCTCTTGGGGGTATTGCGATTGCCATTGGGGCGATGGTGGATGCCGCTATTGTGATGATTGAAAATGCACACAAGCATATGGAACGCGATGGTGGGACAAAGTCGCACAGTGAGATGATTATTGCCGCTTCGAAAGAGGTGGGACCTGCGCTGTTTTTTTCGCTGTTGATTATTACGCTGTCGTTTTTGCCGGTTTTTGCGCTTGAGGCACAGGAGGGGCGGTTGTTTAAGCCGCTCGCCTATACCAAGACTTATGCTATGGCGGCGGCGGCATTTTTGGCGATTACGGTTGTGCCGGTGCTGATGACTTTTTTTGTTCGCGGCAAAATTCGGTCCGAAGCGGAGAATCCCATCAGTCGCGTGTTGATTTATTTGTACCGACCCGTGATTGATTGGGTGTTGCGACATCGGGTGCTGACTGTGGTGTTGGGCGGGCTGGTGCTATTTGTGACTGTGTTTCCATTCCGGGATATCGTGGTGTCGCGTTTTTCGGATCGACCACAGAGTTTGACTCATAAGGCATTGGTGAAGTTGGACGCGCTGTTTCCTATGGAAAAAATTGGATCGGAATTTATGCCGCCTCTGTACGAGGGAGATTTGTTGTATATGCCCACGACATTGCCGGGGGTATCGATTACGAAGGCGCGGGCGTTGTTGCAACAGACGGATAAAATCATTCGAACTTTTCCCGAAGTTGAACACGTATTTGGCAAAATTGGTCGGGCGGAGACTGCGACAGACCCGGCGCCGTTGTCGATGATTGAGACGACGATTATGCTAAAGCCCGAGTCCGAGTGGCGAGAAGGTATGACGCCTCAAAAATTAATTCGGGAATTGAACCAGGCGGTGAAATTTCCGGGGTTGACCAATGCGTGGACTATGCCGATTAAGACGCGCATCGATATGCTTTCAACGGGTATTAAGACGCCTGTGGGTATTAAGGTGGTGGGAGATGATCTGGAGACATTGCAGGTGTTGGGCGAGAAAATCGAGACTGTGGTGCGCGATTTGCCGGGTACGCTGAGTGTGTTTGCCGAGCGCGCAGCAGGTGGCAATTATCTGGATTTTGAGATCGATAGACAGGCTGCTGCGCGTTATGGGCTGACGGTTGGGGATGTGCAGGATGTTATTATGTCGGCATTGGGCGGGATGAATATTACGCATACTGTGGAGGGTTTGGAGCGCTATCCGGTGAATTTGCGTTATGGGCGAGAGTTGCGCGACAATTTGCCCGCGCTTCGGCGCGTGCTGGTGCCCACGCCGATGGGGGCGCAGATTCCCATTGGGCAATTGGCCGATCTTCGCATTCGGAAGGGTCCGCCGAGCATTAAGAGCGAGAATGCACGGTTAAATGCGTGGGTCTATGTCGATATTGAAGGCGTGGATGTGGGAACTTATGTTGCGCGGGCACAACAGGCGGTGTTGGAGCAGGTGCAGATGCCACCTGGTTATACCGCGATCTGGAGCGGTCAGTATGAGTATATGTTGCGGGCAGAGAAAAAGCTGAAGGTTGTGGTGCCCGTGACGCTGGCGATCATTTTTTTGCTGTTGTATCTGAATTTTAGAAATGTGGCTGAGACCGCGATTGTGATGCTTTCTCTGCCCTTTGCACTGGTCGGTGGGATATGGTTGATGTATATTTTGGATTACGATATGAGCATTGCCGTGGGTGTTGGGTTTATCGCGCTGGCGGGATTGGCTGCCGAGACGGGGGTGGTGATGCTGATTTATCTGGATCAGGCTTATGATAGTATTAGACGTGAGAATGGCGATGTTTTGACACTGGCGGACTTAAATCAGGCGGTGATGTCCGGCGCTGTGGAGCGGGTGAGGCCCAAGTTGATGACGGTGTTTTCAACGATGATGGGTCTGTTGCCGATTATGTGGTCAACGGGCACGGGGTCCGAGGCGATGAAGCGCATTGCAGCGCCTATGGTGGGGGGGATGGTGTCATCGACGATTTTGACGCTGCTGGTGATTCCTGCAATTTATGCGTTGTGGAAAGAGCGTAGGGTATCCGCGGATAGACGCAGATGA
- a CDS encoding TolC family protein → MYAIRAMIGLCLMGISFLPVRAGELDLDALIQEAVENNPNLSVLRARLAAFEAKIPQAGALEDPSFRFEVSNMPLSDFNLSSSPMSGNQFVVSQKFSLPGKQRARERSAQFASDSVAWLLRDRELAIVNAVKQPFFDLAYVIRAIAIMEKNRVLLQDLVRIARTKYAVGKGLQQDVLKAQVSLSALDTELIALRAKKQLAEARLNLVLNRSPQSPLGAPPDSIGLSSMPMTIDVLLAHADEGHPSLKAMDQSILMWQAEVEVAKRNLWPDMTVSLGYRQRVFAVNDPVKGSDFISVGVGIPLPVFGGRKQRQQIAEARANMREVEAQKTAERQQIHYEIQRLIIEVGQHRESAELFRTAMLPQAEQSLASALSGYRVDKVDFLTLLNNQMTLLNFEIAHYRHVIEHEKRVADLEAAVGR, encoded by the coding sequence GTGTATGCTATCCGAGCCATGATCGGACTATGCCTCATGGGTATATCTTTTTTGCCTGTGCGGGCAGGTGAACTGGATCTGGATGCGCTGATTCAGGAGGCTGTGGAAAATAATCCCAATTTGTCGGTTTTGCGGGCGCGGTTGGCTGCTTTTGAAGCGAAAATTCCGCAGGCGGGCGCGCTTGAAGATCCGTCTTTTCGCTTTGAGGTGAGCAATATGCCGTTGAGCGACTTCAATTTGAGTAGCTCGCCGATGAGTGGGAATCAATTTGTGGTCAGTCAGAAGTTTTCTTTACCGGGAAAACAGCGGGCGCGCGAGCGATCAGCCCAGTTTGCCTCAGATTCTGTTGCATGGCTGTTGCGCGACCGGGAACTGGCAATTGTCAATGCGGTCAAGCAGCCTTTTTTTGATCTGGCTTATGTGATTCGTGCCATTGCGATTATGGAAAAGAATCGAGTGTTGTTGCAAGATCTGGTTCGCATTGCCCGCACGAAATACGCTGTTGGAAAAGGGTTGCAACAGGATGTGTTGAAAGCTCAGGTTTCGCTTTCGGCGCTGGATACGGAGTTGATTGCTCTTCGGGCTAAAAAACAATTGGCAGAGGCGCGTTTGAATCTGGTGTTGAATCGGTCTCCGCAAAGTCCCCTGGGCGCGCCGCCAGATTCTATTGGTCTTTCGAGTATGCCGATGACGATTGATGTCTTGCTGGCGCATGCCGATGAAGGGCATCCATCCCTGAAGGCTATGGACCAATCGATTTTGATGTGGCAAGCAGAGGTTGAGGTTGCGAAAAGAAATCTCTGGCCGGATATGACGGTGAGCTTGGGTTATCGCCAGCGCGTGTTTGCGGTCAATGATCCGGTGAAAGGAAGCGATTTTATATCTGTTGGCGTCGGCATTCCATTGCCCGTGTTTGGCGGGCGCAAACAACGCCAGCAGATTGCAGAAGCGCGAGCCAATATGCGAGAGGTTGAGGCTCAAAAGACCGCGGAACGCCAGCAGATTCACTACGAGATTCAGCGTCTAATTATTGAGGTCGGGCAACACCGGGAAAGTGCCGAGTTGTTTCGCACTGCGATGTTGCCTCAAGCAGAGCAGTCGCTGGCGTCGGCTTTGTCGGGATATCGGGTGGATAAGGTGGATTTTTTGACGTTGTTGAATAATCAGATGACGCTGTTGAATTTTGAGATCGCACATTATCGACATGTAATTGAGCATGAAAAACGGGTGGCGGATTTAGAAGCGGCGGTGGGGCGTTAG
- a CDS encoding efflux RND transporter periplasmic adaptor subunit: protein MKYLIPILALIVGFAGGVWISGDTHIEQVQALETYICPMHPTVVSDKPGSCPICGMDLVAKEVDGGHGHEMQMDHETYICPMHPTVVSDKPGSCPICGMDLVVKEADASSVQDGSVQIDPVTIQNIGVKTMVVEKQPLKRTVRAVGRVDYDETRIMDVNSKIAGWVEQLYVDYTGQWVKKGQPLLALYSPELVAAQEEYLTALDYAERMRGGVDRDVAQSADDLLVAARQRLLYWDISVGQIAELEKTRQVGRTMPILAPRSGIVTHKDVLEGAYIGSGQHLYRIADLSVVWIYADVYEYEMPWVSKGQRAEVSLSYLPGEQFEGKVDYIFPFMNEKTRTVQVRMVFDNADGALKPDMYADVVIRSEVAREGIVIPVQAVIHSGTRRVVVMARGDGRFEPREIHTGVETEDGYEVMHGLNSGERIVTSAQFLIDSESNLKAALAEMRGDPMKHGGHSGHGGH from the coding sequence ATGAAATATCTCATTCCAATTTTAGCATTGATTGTGGGATTTGCTGGTGGGGTATGGATTTCGGGAGATACGCATATAGAGCAGGTGCAGGCCTTGGAAACATATATTTGTCCAATGCATCCGACGGTGGTGTCGGATAAGCCGGGTAGTTGTCCCATTTGCGGTATGGATCTGGTGGCGAAAGAGGTGGATGGTGGGCACGGCCATGAGATGCAGATGGATCACGAAACATATATTTGTCCAATGCATCCGACGGTGGTGTCGGATAAGCCGGGTAGTTGTCCCATTTGTGGTATGGATCTGGTGGTGAAGGAGGCTGATGCGTCGTCAGTTCAGGATGGAAGCGTGCAGATTGATCCTGTGACAATTCAGAATATTGGTGTGAAGACGATGGTGGTGGAAAAGCAGCCTTTGAAGCGGACGGTGCGCGCGGTGGGCAGGGTGGATTACGACGAGACGCGGATTATGGATGTGAATAGCAAGATCGCCGGGTGGGTTGAGCAGTTGTATGTGGATTATACCGGTCAATGGGTGAAAAAGGGGCAGCCTTTGCTGGCGCTTTATAGTCCTGAGCTTGTTGCGGCGCAGGAGGAGTATTTGACAGCTCTGGATTATGCGGAGAGAATGCGCGGTGGTGTGGATCGAGATGTGGCGCAAAGTGCCGACGATCTGCTCGTTGCTGCGCGGCAAAGGTTGTTGTACTGGGATATTTCGGTGGGGCAGATTGCGGAGTTGGAAAAGACGCGACAGGTTGGACGAACAATGCCCATTCTGGCTCCCCGGTCAGGGATTGTGACGCACAAAGATGTGCTGGAGGGGGCGTATATCGGGTCGGGTCAACATTTGTATCGCATTGCGGATCTGTCGGTGGTGTGGATTTATGCAGATGTGTACGAATACGAGATGCCCTGGGTTTCCAAAGGGCAGCGCGCAGAGGTGTCGCTGTCTTATTTGCCGGGCGAGCAATTTGAAGGCAAAGTGGATTATATTTTTCCGTTTATGAATGAAAAGACGCGCACGGTGCAGGTGCGGATGGTTTTTGACAATGCAGATGGTGCGCTTAAACCGGATATGTATGCCGATGTGGTGATTCGATCCGAGGTGGCGCGTGAGGGGATTGTGATTCCCGTGCAGGCGGTGATTCATTCGGGGACGCGCAGGGTTGTTGTGATGGCTCGTGGTGACGGCAGGTTTGAACCGCGCGAGATTCACACCGGGGTTGAGACTGAGGATGGCTATGAGGTCATGCACGGGCTAAATTCGGGGGAGCGGATTGTGACTTCGGCGCAATTTTTGATTGATTCAGAGAGCAATTTGAAGGCTGCACTGGCGGAGATGCGTGGAGATCCTATGAAACATGGTGGACATAGTGGACATGGTGGACATTGA
- a CDS encoding heavy metal-associated domain-containing protein, with amino-acid sequence MKSRIFALLVIGATAIGMAGWVGCSSKSEATTVEVKLATMQCAMCSHTIEEALKKVDGVQSVEVNLDAKTAKVTFDDKVTSVPALEQAVVKVGYAANDKKADADAYAKLPSCCQVPE; translated from the coding sequence ATGAAGTCTCGTATTTTTGCATTATTGGTCATTGGCGCGACAGCGATAGGGATGGCGGGATGGGTCGGCTGTTCATCAAAGTCGGAGGCGACGACTGTCGAGGTGAAGTTGGCAACTATGCAGTGCGCTATGTGTTCGCATACCATAGAGGAAGCCCTGAAAAAGGTCGATGGCGTTCAGAGCGTGGAAGTCAATCTGGATGCGAAAACAGCGAAGGTGACGTTTGATGACAAGGTGACCAGTGTTCCCGCCCTGGAGCAGGCCGTTGTCAAAGTGGGTTATGCGGCTAATGACAAAAAGGCCGATGCCGATGCGTATGCAAAGTTGCCCAGTTGCTGCCAAGTTCCTGAGTAA